The genomic interval AGTAATAGCCTTATATTGTAAAACAATtgcatgataaaataaattaaatttaatacttCATGGGTGTATTATTTTACGTTGTTCTACAGTAGAGAAAATACTTGTCCAAATTTCTAAAattgatcaagaaacattttgatgAAGATACGAACAAATATGCTACACACATGTAGCATGAGCAGCTTTTAaactaaacctttaaataaattaatttaaatacatttgtaagaTAAATACATATCAAACACGGTGCATGCATTGAGCTCTCCTCTGATGAGCTGGTTATCTGAACCATTCTCTCAAAGAATTAAGTCTCAAGCTAACATGTTGCTATGTGTTAAAACAGAACTAACTTGTATTGGTCTCTTTCTGCTTTAGACCCGCTAGAAGAAAGAAGTGAAGAACTAAATGAAACGGAAGGCAAAGATCGGTTTAAGAAAGATTTTACTGGAGAACATCTTAGTTGCTCGCAATTACCTAAATGGACTTTAGAAAAGAAAGTAACTAGGAGTCACTTCGgttgccaacagtgtggaaagagttttaataaacaaagaaCCCTTAACATTCACTTAAGAACTCACACGGGAGAGAAACCTCACACCTGCTCTCGATGTGGACTGAGCTTCACTCAAAAAGGAACCCTTAACAGGCACATTAGAATTCACACCGAAGAGAAGACCTACTCCTGCAAACTGTGTGGAAGTAGTTTTATACAAAACGGAGACCTTAAAAACCATATGAGAATACACagcggagagaagccttacacctgcccacagtgtggaaagagtttctgTCAAAAAGGAAATCTCAAAGTCCACATGAGCGTTCACTCCGCAGAGAGACATTTCAGCTGCCAACTGTGTGGGAGAAGTTTTACCAAAAAAGAAAGCCTCGAAATCCATTTGAGAATCCACACTGGTGAGAAGCCCtacacctgccaacagtgtggaaagagtttctgTCAAAAAGGGAATCTCAAAGTCCACGTGAGCGCTCACGCTCGAGAGAGCGAATTCAGCTGCCGACAATGTGCAAAGCGTTTTACTAAAAAGGAAAGCCTTGATATCCATTTGAGAATCCACAACGGGGAGAAGCCTTACGCCTGCCAACAGTGTGCGAAAAGTTTCGTTAAAAAAGGGGCCCTCAATATGCACAACAGAATTCAtaccggagagaaaccttttGTCTGCCCTCAGTGTGGACTAGGTTTCACTCAAAAAGGAACCCTCAACAGCCACATTAGAAGTCAtactggagagaaaccttacgCCTGCAAACTGTGTGGAAGTAGTTTTACTCGAAAAGGACGCCTCAAAACCCATGTGAGATGTCATGCTGTATGCCTTTTACCTTCCagcagtgtggaaagagttaaCAAGGAAACTTCGAAGTCCACATTAGTGGGAGATTTCAGCTGCTAATCAAAATGTTTCGCTAAAAAGGGAAACCTTGAAACCTCAAGTTCTCAATAGAGAAAATCCGTTCATATTCACATGAGTGTTCACAATGAAATCCAAAACATCCCTTGATGTGActgtttaaattcagttttcaaTAAATGAGCTGCTCTCTATTTTTTGTCTCGCGctcctgtttcttcttttggCATTCTCAAGCAATACAGATTACAATCCACCAGCGCGAAATGAGATTACTTGTGAGATTTCGTTCAGgagtgtattttattgttatcaggTTCTCTGTTTTAGCATGTCTAatcatttgaatgcataaaaacaattcattcaaatgtattcTTAAAACAGActtgtcaaatgtttgtttttctcagagATTGTTACAGTAATGAATGCCGTGACAGTCAGCTTGACATCAGATGTGGGCGAAGAATATGGACGCCTACCTTGCTTCATCTGACAGAGGAGGCTCACCGAAGATCTGTGGATCAATGACCTGTTACGCAACAAAAGTATGGGTGAATTCAGATtgattgggatttttttttccaagtcattTCAATGACAGAAAATGTCTCAATCAATCTGAATTCACCTCCTACGCTTTATTCCATGCTACATTTCCCATCTGCTCACGTCCACAActtgtttttccctctttcaGAATACAAAACTTCTGTAAAGTTCTTTAAGAattcatttatgttcatttccAGGGTGATGTCCatctttagtttatttctgGTTTTCTTGATTCACCCATCCTAAGGATGTCCTTTCTTCCCATGGTGTTTATGTAACAAATTGTCAATGGGTTCCATGTTTGTGGTCCAGTACAAACACATTGCCACCAGTCTTCACAGGTGCAGTACAGGTCGCAAGTGATATATGAAGGTCCTGTACAGAGAGATAATGTCCACTAAAAAGCATTCACCTCATCATTCTACCTACAAATAGATTTATCCATACCTCCATGCATCACTGCATTGCTCACGTGGTCCTCCAAGTGAACTGTTCCTGGTGAAGAAAATCCTGGCAGAACTGCTCCGCATCAGGCTAGAACCAAAAAGTGCACCAAAACTGTCCTTGATCCCGTGACAGCCACAAAATACAGATACACtggtttcattcaaattaaagtataaatacacGTTTCCTAGAATTGCAGATGACACAGAAGAGTGTATGTACACAGCAAAAATTGGAGAGTTGAAATTTCGGTGTTAAACATCTTGAGTTAATTTTAACACAGAAAGagtaattttaacacatttagagTAAAATGGCATTTGGTGTTGGAGttgattatcagtgttaaaacaacTCTGTAAAGATGTAATTAGACTCTGCCCACGCAGTTCAAATCGCCGCCCAAAAACATTAGTTTTACAAACTTAAagtgattatatatagaatagagcgcatttaaaacaatttacaaTGTCAAAGTCTTTTGCATGTTCCAGGTAAAACGTTGGTCCAGATAAAGTAGAACAAACAGCAGAAGTACATGAAGCTGGATTGCATTGAAGGGTGGTTTGACTTCATGCAATTTCATCTgaaaggttcttttttttttacttgagagtgtttctcttttagtgttattttaaaagtgttaatttaacACCAGAGAGTGTGGAGCTATATAAACTCAgaaaaagtgttgaaatcaaCTCTGTGGGAGTTAATTTAACCCTGGATTTTTTGCTGTGTAGTTTTCATTCTGcgaatactctccaaaatggtggtCCAGTGCCgaatttttgaaaaaagctgttatttttctttgcataaaaaaagttttcgcAGTTTAGGGTTGTTCTGGATACACTGGTGCCAGACGTGTGAGTATTTGGCACCGGTGCTCTCTAGCCAGTGGAAAACGTTTCTTTTGAAGCTCGCCAGTCGAACTAATTTCAAACAAGCAAAAGCACCGGCTCTGAACTAGCACCCGGTTCATGCTGGGGGTATTAGAAACCTGAATCATCAAAGACACGTGAAGGAACTTACCTGAGAGGTGCGACTTTAACCACAGGCGTGCATTGTTCCTGAGATGCCCATCTTTATGAGGGTGCACAGGAGGATCTGGTGGTTAACTgtgtcaaaagcaaaataatgtcacattgtaattcaagtttaatttattctattagGTTTAGAGTTACCTTTAGAGACATGACATATTGTGTCTTATTTAGCAATCGTTATTatacatcaatttaaaataattaatgtacagACCACATATCCTTTCAGTTTTGGGGTGCTCCTGTGAGGTTTCTCAACAATTTGGTTCTCCTTCGAGTGGAAACGTTCTGCACTGTTGCCTCCTACTTCACTTCTGCAGTTGCCAATTCTGCACATTTGTCAAGATGCTTGTGAAGTTTTTGGATGTCTTCTACTTCAAATCACTCATGGGTACTCAGAGCACAGTGTGAAATATACTACTAATAGACCATTTTGTTTGATAACGTTGCTGGGATGCTGATGACGATTTAATGAGGTTCTCATCTCCAGCCTTGAGGACATGACGacgtaaaatgtcatttactttTAACAGCTTTTCAAAGCAAGTTCTTATTTTAGTCAAATCATGCTGTCTCCTTTACCATCTCAATGACCTTCATAAAGTATAAGAATAGGTTAGGCAGGTTATTTGCTGTATATACTCATGCTTTGATACATCATGTTTGCTATGAATAGACTGGAAACAGGCAAAAGTCATTGTGAACAACATCTGAAACCTTAATGTCAtgcatatgaaacattttaagcatgccATCTTCAGTTCTAGAGCCTGCAGATGTTACCAGTGCTGCAAGGTCAAGAACTCACTTCCTGCCATGGTGTTGATTGGTTTAGATGAGCATCTCTTCATATGTCTCCACAACTCCACAAAAACATCCACTTGCAGTGGACACAGTGCATATAACGTTTATAGCCACATTTAGCTTTTGGCTTGACTTTGAATGAAACCGATCCATTCTTTTGGACTATTATTGTTGCGCAAGAAGATTCCCGTGTTATGAAACTTTTGAAATGTCACTTGTCCTCCTTTATAAAGTGTCTCgctattttaaaaaggttcCAGATTCCAGTACTAATCGTGGAAGGCGGATGAGTTCTTGGAGACTGGAGAAACCACGGAAGCATCTTCTCTAGTCCAATTTTTGACTTTGGAAGTTgttcctttcctctataaaacaGCATCAACATGCTGCAGCTGAGCTATAGGCACAAAACAACAATCATTCTACACACAAACTGAGCTCTGAACATTATTTTAGCACTAGTACTATGCTAACATTTACCTCTTCACATGGAAGAGCATGTATCCGTTCATGGCCATGTTACTTGATGCTTTTGACCATCTGGTTCTTTTGATACTGGTGTCACTGCATTCCAGGAGAGACCAACTTTAGTCTGATGCTGAATGAGTGACTAAGTCAATAAAACAACGGGAAGAATGTCTTACCACAATACTAACTGCTGCCCAGATGAGACACTCACTGCAGGAGCATTCAAATGAAGATGCctagagaaaacaaacacagatgtcagccaatcagaagttGCATACTCCTTCTGATGTGATTTAATTAACATCACTCACTTTGAAGTATTGCCGCAGGTTGTCAGTGAGGATTCTTTGAGGACTGATCAGTGAGAGGTAGTTGGAGTCCTCTCTGAAGCTCCTCACACAGCCACAGCTTAATCGGCAGAAGAACATCAGCAACGCATGTAATGTTTGAGTCTGAATGCAGGTGTGGACGCGTGATGCTACCTGTTGCAAATGTGGAGTCGGCGAAGCTGGAACTCGCCCTCATCTTTCAGATGGGACAGGCAAACCATCAGGAACCAGAAATAAGAGATGATAAGAATAAAAGTCTGAAAGTAATACATTTGAGCATGAATACCCAGTCATCATCTCCCTCACTTGCTGATGGTCTCCCAAGACATCAGGATTGAGAGATTCAATGCAGGTCTTCAACGTAGACAAGAGCTTAGCATTCAGATTCTTGCTGTAGCCTGTCAGCCTGACCATGTGCAGGTTAGTAAGTGCCCTGGAAagtaaaatattagtttttttgctttgaaatggtaatcttaaatataatgttGCATAAATTCAGTGTTGGTACCTGAGCATTGTGCTTCCCTCATTCCACCGCTCCTGATGGGAATACATCTTACATGAAAGGAGCACATGTAGTATAAATCCCTAAATTGGGAAAACCGTGATGGGATGTCTTCAGTAAAAGGCTGTCTGTGAAAAGCATGTAtgtaagtgagtgtgtatgatcaatcaaacaatgaattatactccttgtttaaaacattttaagtgtttaagtaAACTTCTCTAACCTTTGAGAACTGTCGCGGCCTGAAGTTCAGCCAGCAGATCGATCATCTCCCTCTCTTCAGATGTTGAAGCCCACGTTTAGCTGGTAGAGGTCAAACCTCCGCTGGTCTCCAAATCTGATTCTTTCCTTTCTGGAGGTACAATCAACGCTGGGAGAATTCAAACCTTCACTGGTTTCCAGATCCTATAATTT from Puntigrus tetrazona isolate hp1 chromosome 4, ASM1883169v1, whole genome shotgun sequence carries:
- the LOC122343037 gene encoding gastrula zinc finger protein XlCGF57.1-like; the protein is MVFIKQESEDVKIEETFTVKHEDTEEQVKMVVIKEEREGIKIEETFAVKHEDTEERTKMEVIKEESEEMKTEETLTVKHEDTEEQTDPLEERSEELNETEGKDRFKKDFTGEHLSCSQLPKWTLEKKVTRSHFGCQQCGKSFNKQRTLNIHLRTHTGEKPHTCSRCGLSFTQKGTLNRHIRIHTEEKTYSCKLCGSSFIQNGDLKNHMRIHSGEKPYTCPQCGKSFCQKGNLKVHMSVHSAERHFSCQLCGRSFTKKESLEIHLRIHTGEKPYTCQQCGKSFCQKGNLKVHVSAHARESEFSCRQCAKRFTKKESLDIHLRIHNGEKPYACQQCAKSFVKKGALNMHNRIHTGEKPFVCPQCGLGFTQKGTLNSHIRSHTGEKPYACKLCGSSFTRKGRLKTHVRCHAVCLLPSSSVERVNKETSKSTLVGDFSC